The Panicum hallii strain FIL2 chromosome 9, PHallii_v3.1, whole genome shotgun sequence genome has a window encoding:
- the LOC112876382 gene encoding transcription factor MYB10-like: MAKQSCCHKKKLRRGLWSPEEDEKLMNHIAKYGHGCWSSVPKLAGLERCGKSCRLRWINYLRPDLKRGTFSQEEEDLIIHLHSLLGNKWSQIAAQLPGRTDNEVKNFWNSYIKKRLRERGIDPATHQPLAEPAACRAVFGDVVDLIPATAAPLQAPPLPDPMPLDGVTKLPLDWPVAGAAAPPPSTLPRSSACYLQGGCFDMDALQQHCGGGGAVPAPVVPSASSSSTLTSLAEAEHCNNANVAGATLPWLELGPNAVADAGHVDSYAGALDELRWSEYFDGAFQAAASQQGALQPAGQCVYSGKDDVAVHFDVHGLSNWC; this comes from the exons ATGGCGAAGCAGTCGTGCTGCCACAAGAAGAAGCTGAGGAGAGGGCTCTGGTCGCCCGAGGAGGACGAGAAGCTCATGAACCACATTGCCAAGTACGGCCACGGCTGCTGGAGCTCCGTCCCCAAGCTCGCAG GCCTTGAGAGGTGTGGCAAGAGCTGCCGGCTGAGGTGGATAAACTACCTGAGGCCAGACCTCAAGCGGGGCACATTctcgcaggaggaggaggacctcATCATACACCTCCACTCCTTGCTGGGGAACAA GTGGTCTCAGATTGCGGCGCAGCTGCCCGGCCGGACGGACAACGAGGTCAAGAACTTCTGGAACTCGTACATCAAGAAGAGGCTCAGGGAGCGCGGCATCGACCCGGCCACCCACCAGCCGCTCGCCGAGcccgccgcctgccgcgcggTGTTCGGGGACGTGGTCGACCTCAtcccggcgacggcggcgccacTCCAGGCGCCACCGCTCCCGGACCCAATGCCCCTGGACGGCGTGACGAAGCTCCCGCTGGACTGGcccgtcgccggcgccgccgcgccgccgccgtcgacgctGCCAAGGTCGTCGGCATGCTACCTGCAGGGGGGTTGCTTCGACATGGACGCGCTGCAGCAgcactgcggcggcggcggcgccgtcccGGCGCCGGTCGTCCCGTCGGCGTCCAGCTCCAGCACGCTCACCTCGCTGGCAGAAGCCGAGCACTGCAACAACGCCAACGTCGCCGGCGCCACCCTCCCGTGGCTAGAGCTCGGGCCGAACGCCGTGGCCGATGCCGGCCACGTCGACAGCTACGCCGGCGCGCTGGACGAGCTCAGGTGGTCGGAGTACTTCGACGGCGCCTTCCAGGCCGCCGCGAGCCAGCAAGGCGCCCTGCAGCCCGCGGGGCAGTGCGTCTACAGCGGCAAGGACGACGTCGCGGTGCACTTCGACGTCCATGGGCTAAGCAACTGGTGCTAA